The Micromonospora sp. Llam0 genome includes a window with the following:
- a CDS encoding DNA-3-methyladenine glycosylase: MRPPAPVGDLATVLAGPVDVAARALLGCRVAVGDVEVRLTEVEAYAGVGADPASHAHRGRTPRNAPMFGPPGQLYVYFSYGMHWCGNVVTGPPGQAAAVLLRAGEVVAGHGSARRRRGLRVPDRDLARGPARLMAALGLDGTANGTSVLDGTGPVSLTPPPAPVPAGAVRTGPRVGVGAAPHTPWRFWLAGEPTVSAYRRAAPRPRGGRAGSPNVTG, translated from the coding sequence ATGAGACCACCCGCGCCGGTCGGCGATCTCGCGACGGTGCTCGCCGGACCGGTCGACGTCGCGGCCCGCGCGTTGCTGGGTTGCCGGGTCGCCGTCGGCGACGTCGAGGTCCGGCTCACCGAGGTCGAGGCGTACGCCGGGGTCGGCGCGGATCCCGCCTCGCACGCCCACCGGGGCCGTACGCCGCGCAACGCCCCGATGTTCGGGCCGCCCGGTCAGCTGTACGTCTACTTCAGCTACGGGATGCACTGGTGCGGCAACGTGGTCACCGGCCCGCCGGGACAGGCGGCGGCGGTGCTGCTGCGGGCCGGCGAGGTCGTCGCCGGGCACGGGTCCGCCCGGCGGCGGCGTGGCCTGCGGGTGCCGGACCGGGACCTGGCCCGTGGTCCGGCCCGGCTGATGGCCGCGCTCGGGCTGGACGGCACGGCGAACGGTACGTCGGTGCTCGACGGCACCGGCCCGGTGTCGCTGACGCCACCGCCGGCGCCGGTCCCGGCGGGAGCTGTCCGGACCGGCCCCCGGGTGGGGGTGGGCGCGGCCCCGCACACGCCGTGGCGCTTCTGGTTGGCCGGCGAGCCGACGGTCAGCGCGTACCGCCGGGCCGCTCCTCGGCCGCGCGGCGGCCGGGCCGGGTCACCGAACGTGACCGGATGA
- a CDS encoding hemolysin family protein produces MQGYGTQLALVGILVVLNAVFAGSEIALVSLRDSQLQRLERSRRTGRVLAKLAKDPNRFLATIQIGITLAGFLASATAAVSLAEPLVPALDVLGRAAEPVAIVLITLVLTFVTLVFGELAPKRVAMQRAERWALAVARPLDMMASLARPAVWALGATSDLVVRLVGGDPKATRDEISPDELRDIVAGHRAFSAEQQTIISGALEIADRRLRAVLVPRLEVFTLDSGTSAEAARIVLATSGHSRAPVVRNGMLDDTVGVIHLRDLVGVPDDRPVDAVARPPMLLPESLPVVDALRRFKTHRQHIALVVDERGAVDGIVTLEDVLEEIVGEIYDETDRDIRAVRTEPDGTMLVPGTFPVHDLPDIGVDLPGRPDGDYTTVAGLVLARLGHIPTDAGESVRVDGWTLTVASVDHHAISGVRLRPSSRDDGDHTDAENRALSSAVERPDSSRRSASRAGGPNTGTTPGAE; encoded by the coding sequence GTGCAGGGGTACGGAACACAACTCGCGCTGGTCGGGATCCTGGTGGTGCTGAACGCGGTCTTCGCCGGTAGCGAGATCGCCCTGGTGTCACTGCGCGACAGCCAGCTGCAGCGGCTGGAACGGTCCCGTCGGACGGGTCGGGTCCTGGCCAAGCTCGCCAAGGACCCGAACCGGTTCCTTGCCACCATCCAGATCGGCATCACCCTGGCCGGGTTCCTGGCCTCGGCCACCGCCGCGGTGTCGCTGGCCGAGCCGCTGGTGCCAGCGCTGGACGTGCTCGGCCGGGCTGCGGAGCCGGTGGCGATCGTGCTGATCACCCTGGTGCTGACCTTCGTCACACTGGTCTTCGGCGAACTGGCCCCGAAGCGGGTGGCCATGCAGCGGGCCGAGCGGTGGGCCCTGGCGGTGGCCCGGCCCCTCGACATGATGGCCAGCCTGGCCCGACCGGCGGTCTGGGCGCTCGGCGCCACCAGCGACCTCGTGGTTCGCCTCGTCGGCGGCGATCCGAAGGCAACCCGCGACGAGATCAGCCCGGACGAACTGCGCGACATCGTGGCCGGTCACCGGGCGTTCAGCGCCGAGCAGCAGACCATCATCTCCGGGGCACTGGAGATCGCCGACCGGCGGCTGCGGGCCGTGCTGGTGCCCCGGCTGGAGGTCTTCACGCTGGACAGCGGGACGTCCGCCGAGGCGGCCCGGATCGTGCTGGCCACCTCAGGGCACTCCCGCGCGCCGGTGGTCCGCAACGGGATGCTGGACGACACCGTCGGTGTGATTCACCTGCGCGACCTGGTCGGCGTACCCGACGACCGGCCGGTCGACGCGGTCGCCCGCCCGCCCATGCTGCTGCCCGAGTCGCTGCCGGTGGTCGACGCGTTGCGCCGGTTCAAGACACACCGTCAGCACATCGCGCTGGTTGTCGACGAACGCGGTGCCGTCGACGGCATCGTCACCCTGGAGGACGTGCTGGAGGAAATCGTCGGCGAGATCTACGACGAGACCGACCGGGACATCCGCGCGGTACGCACCGAGCCGGACGGCACGATGCTGGTCCCCGGGACCTTCCCCGTGCACGACCTGCCGGACATCGGGGTCGACCTGCCCGGCCGCCCGGACGGCGACTACACCACCGTGGCCGGTCTGGTGCTGGCCCGGCTCGGCCACATTCCCACCGACGCGGGCGAGTCGGTCCGGGTCGACGGCTGGACCCTCACCGTCGCCTCCGTCGATCACCACGCCATCAGTGGCGTACGGCTACGCCCATCCTCGCGGGACGACGGCGACCACACCGACGCCGAGAACCGCGCGCTCAGCTCGGCCGTTGAAAGACCAGACAGTAGTCGCCGGTCAGCCAGTCGGGCTGGCGGTCCCAACACAGGAACGACTCCTGGAGCAGAGTGA
- a CDS encoding sulfotransferase, protein MSWKHHLAVRIARSTGMQITRRGGRPAFVRRPHRLLRQPVFILSSVRSGSTLLRMMLNSHSSLYAPHELHLSKLRVEFSDHYITDSMGELGWDAQEVTHLLWDRVLDAALQRSGKQVLVEKTPHNVFIWPRLAQVWPDARFVFLLRHPAAILDSWTRARPQQTPQEAAESVGRYLTKLAEARRVLPGHTVRYEDLAADPTTETRRICEFLGLEWESDMVEYGRFDHGRIKAGLGDWTGRIRTGTVQPPRELPADVALPGPLFEVAQGWGYPARRDD, encoded by the coding sequence ATGAGCTGGAAGCATCACCTTGCCGTACGGATCGCCCGGTCCACCGGAATGCAGATCACCCGTCGGGGCGGCCGTCCCGCCTTTGTCCGCCGCCCGCACCGGCTGCTGCGCCAACCGGTGTTCATTCTGTCGTCGGTCCGGTCGGGGTCGACACTGTTACGAATGATGCTGAACAGCCACTCTTCGCTCTACGCTCCCCACGAGCTGCATCTGAGCAAGTTGCGGGTGGAATTCAGTGACCACTACATCACCGACAGCATGGGCGAGTTGGGCTGGGACGCCCAGGAGGTCACCCATCTGCTGTGGGACCGGGTGTTGGATGCGGCGTTGCAGCGCAGTGGCAAACAGGTCCTGGTCGAGAAGACTCCGCACAACGTGTTCATCTGGCCCCGGCTCGCCCAGGTGTGGCCGGACGCGCGGTTCGTGTTCCTGCTACGCCACCCGGCCGCGATCCTCGACTCGTGGACCAGGGCCCGACCGCAGCAGACGCCGCAGGAGGCTGCCGAGAGCGTCGGCCGGTACCTGACCAAACTCGCCGAGGCACGCCGGGTGCTTCCCGGACACACGGTCCGCTACGAGGATCTGGCCGCCGATCCGACGACCGAGACCCGGCGCATCTGCGAGTTCCTCGGTCTGGAGTGGGAATCGGACATGGTGGAGTACGGCCGTTTCGACCATGGCCGGATCAAGGCCGGGCTCGGTGACTGGACCGGACGGATCCGTACCGGCACGGTCCAGCCGCCCCGGGAACTGCCGGCCGACGTGGCGCTGCCGGGTCCGCTGTTCGAGGTGGCCCAGGGCTGGGGCTACCCGGCCCGGCGGGACGACTGA
- a CDS encoding antibiotic biosynthesis monooxygenase, which yields MSPADTPPPPYYLVVFTSTRTDDDHGYATTARRMLELAAAQPGFLGVDSARDPAGVGITVSYWRDEESIVAWRRHVEHLIAQADGRARWYASFAVHVARVERAYRFPPPTR from the coding sequence ATGAGTCCCGCCGACACCCCGCCACCGCCGTACTACCTGGTGGTCTTCACCTCCACCCGCACCGACGACGACCACGGCTACGCGACCACCGCCCGCCGAATGCTGGAACTCGCCGCCGCGCAGCCGGGCTTCCTGGGCGTGGACAGTGCCCGGGACCCAGCCGGGGTCGGCATCACCGTCTCCTACTGGCGTGACGAGGAGTCGATCGTCGCCTGGCGTCGACACGTCGAGCATCTGATCGCCCAGGCCGACGGCCGGGCCCGGTGGTACGCCAGTTTCGCGGTGCACGTGGCCCGGGTGGAGCGGGCCTACCGGTTCCCGCCGCCCACCCGGTGA